A genomic region of Aspergillus oryzae RIB40 DNA, chromosome 1 contains the following coding sequences:
- the ptcA gene encoding type 2C protein phosphatase PTC6 (serine/threonine protein phosphatase) has translation MAIEKLYYAADPGSLQELTRADVVKQLQIRVKATQERLEEVEAALNRCREYSAQDIETISRQRVRILDLEDLVRKQKTTISNQSKAIADPKRVRMLQSTIPMPIFPLTPTQQRPIRPEFHDYFVTHLPSSSLHPDPRAPVNSFYKLPRSASVPHTGESSHPPASFQPLVDRETTVVRIPLRSAKHHFGASTSRGTRPENEDTYQAGVIDIPAFAKRPPASLTIKRSGANGIPATRESQGAETASGDPQVFYFAVFDGHGGNECSTFLQHTLHEYIQDSAATFELQSSLKKNRDGHYSKDTEPSTGDLPILQDANSQRIGELEKHLVRDWRTLVGGYFKRFVPPHFSHIGKGARGEPKALSDLPEGVTIEEVLEYAFLRTDLEFVSAQAAKQGDELENVGHPLYQDNILYGRDRTPSLHIGGAKRFKGGSTASVALISTPTPTPFWHPSSPSSLLVSHVGDTRILLCSTETGDAIPLTSNHHPSSPIEASRLRRYATTFVTDSFGEERMSGLANTRAFGDVQSKRIGVSAEPELRRIEMAPAEYSFLVLMSDGISGTLSDQEVVDIVKEARTPEQGSRDVVNFANEVTKEGDNATCLVVRLGGWERRLEGGLGSLGTKESREWRRQEATDPRRSRR, from the exons ATGGCAATCGAAAAACTCTACTATGCTGCTGATCCAGGTAGCCTGCAAGAATTGACCCGTGCAGATGTGGTTAAACAGCTCCAGATTCGCGTAAAAGCAACTCAAGAAAggctggaagaggttgaagCGGCCCTCAACCGCTGCCGTGAATACAGTGCACAGGATATCGAGACTATCAGCAGGCAGCGTGTCAGAATTCTTGATCTAGAAGACTTGGTCCGGAAACAGAAGACCACAATCAGCAACCAGAGCAAAGCCATTGCAGACCCCAAGAGGGTTCGCATGTTGCAGTCAACTATTCCTATGCCAATATTTCCTCTCACTCCCACTCAACAGCGCCCTATC AGGCCTGAATTTCACGACTACTTTGTTACACATTTaccatcttcctctcttcatccagatcccCGAGCGCCAGTAAACTCCTTCTACAAACTTCCTCGCTCCGCCTCCGTTCCTCATACCGGAGAGTCATCTCACCCCCCAGCCTCCTTCCAGCCGCTGGTCGACCGGGAGACGACTGTCGTCCGCATCCCTCTTCGCAGCGCGAAACACCACTTCGGCGCATCTACTTCCCGTGGGACTCGTCCGGAGAATGAAGATACATATCAAGCTGGTGTGATCGACATTCCTGCATTTGCGAAGCGCCCCCCTGCGTCCCTAACGATCAAACGATCGGGTGCCAATGGAATCCCTGCAACTCGGGAGAGTCAAGGGGCGGAGACTGCTAGTGGCGATCCACAGGTATTCTATTTCGCAGTATTCGACGGCCACGGGGGAAACGAATGTAGCACGTTTCTACAGCACACGCTTCATGAGTACATACAGGATTCAGCAGCGACATTCGAGCTCCAGTCCAGTCTGAAGAAAAACCGGGATGGCCATTATTCTAAGGACACAGAGCCGTCCACTGGAGATTTGCCTATTCTGCAGGACGCCAACTCGCAACGAATCGGGGAACTAGAAAAACACCTCGTCCGAGATTGGCGAACCCTAGTCGGAGGGTACTTCAAGAGATTTGTACCTCCTCACTTCTCACATATTGGGAAAGGTGCCCGTGGTGAGCCAAAGGCACTGTCCGACCTACCCGAAGGTGTTACCATTGAAGAGGTCCTCGAATACGCCTTTCTCCGTACCGATCTGGAGTTTGTGTCGGCACAAGCGGCGAAACAAGGCGATGAATTGGAGAATGTGGGTCACCCTTTATACCAGGACAATATCCTCTACGGCCGTGATCGTACGCCATCTCTACATATCGGGGGAGCGAAACGGTTCAAGGGAGGTAGCACCGCTAGCGTCGCGCTCATATCTACCCCAACGCCTACCCCTTTCTGGCATCCGTCTAGCCCGTCTAGTCTGTTGGTATCCCATGTCGGCGACACCCGGATACTGTTGTGCTCTACAGAGACAGGCGATGCCATTCCACTGACTTCCAACCACCATCCGTCGTCACCGATTGAGGCGAGTCGCTTACGACGATATGCCACTACATTTGTGACTGACTCGTTTGGAGAAGAGCGCATGAGCGGATTGGCCAACACGCGAGCCTTTGGTGATGTTCAATCGAAACGGATTGGCGTATCAGCCGAGCCAGAGCTCCGAAGAATTGAGATGGCACCTGCGGAGTACTCATTCTTGGTCCTCATGTCTGATGGCATCAGTGGAACGCTCAGTGACCAAGAAGTCGTTGACATCGTCAAGGAGGCTAGGACTCCCGAGCAGGGGTCTCGGGATGTGGTCAACTTTGCGAATGAAGTGACTAAGGAGGGAGACAACGCTACCTGCCTCGTCGTCCGACTAGGTGGTTGGGAACGACGACTTGAAGGCGGTTTGGGAAGCCTGGGAACGAAGGAATCTCGAGAATGGCGCCGACAAGAAGCGACTGATCCGCGTCGGTCGCGGCGATGA
- a CDS encoding phosphatidylserine decarboxylase 1 (phosphatidylserine decarboxylase), translating into MTLYLTSRSVLRRNLGDSRLGENTGLMKMVALRTSAGRKASARQFSKSWKQYQNQNNQENPAPKGFGSRLRFALRNTKVEWYPIPIGLGIGLLGILHFYKSQRAERERREREAEDEIINPPPRHRIRPSGPWQVQIMSTLPLKAISRLWGRFNELELPVFLRAPGFKLYSWVFGVNLDEVEQPDLRTYPNLAAFFYRRLKPGARPLDPDTRAIISPSDGRILQFGLIERGEVEQVKGVTYSLDALLGAATPSHADHSKKFIDHSTEPSQKDAADMAADEEFATMNGIPYTLPTLFAGDQGGARKRSASLDASTGSKAAAEAEVKADLARGDGAPWYAPKPKSNNALYYVVIYLAPGDYHRFHSPVPWVVESRRHFAGELYSVSPYLQRHLPGLFTLNERVVLLGRWRWGFFSYTPVGATNVGSIKVNFDSELRTNSLTTDTAADMAAALAAKRGEQYPGFVEATYLHASRTLGGHPLQRGEEMGGFQLGSTIVLVFEAPMGTRKSFDAGYQEGKREGGWNWTIEMGQRIKVGEKLGYVDTEQ; encoded by the coding sequence ATGACATTGTATCTTACCAGCCGTTCTGTGCTTCGCCGGAACTTGGGAGACTCCCGTCTCGGGGAGAATACTGgattgatgaagatggtggCCTTGAGGACGTCTGCTGGACGTAAAGCCAGTGCTAGGCAATTCTCAAAATCATGGAAACAataccaaaaccaaaacaaccaagagaaCCCAGCGCCGAAGGGCTTCGGATCCCGACTACGATTTGCGCTCCGAAACACCAAGGTGGAATGGTATCCGATCCCGATAGGACTCGGCATTGGTCTCCTGGGTATACTCCATTTTTACAAGTCGCAAAGAGCCGAACGGGAACgccgagaaagagaagcggaagatgagattataaaccctcctcctcgacatAGGATCAGACCAAGCGGGCCATGGCAGGTTCAGATCATGTCGACCCTACCACTAAAAGCAATCTCACGGCTATGGGGCCGCTTTAATGAGCTTGAGCTTCCTGTTTTCCTTCGCGCTCCTGGATTCAAGCTCTATTCATGGGTCTTTGGTGTCAACTTGGATGAAGTAGAACAGCCGGATCTACGCACCTACCCGAACCTGGCGGCCTTCTTCTATCGCAGATTGAAGCCCGGTGCCCGGCCCTTAGATCCCGATACCCGTGCGATTATCTCGCCATCGGATGGACGTATTCTTCAGTTCGGTCTGATCGAACGTGGTGAAGTAGAACAGGTCAAGGGAGTTACATACAGTTTGGATGCACTTCTGGGGGCAGCTACACCTTCACATGCGGACCATTCCAAGAAGTTCATCGATCACTCAACAGAACCTTCGCAGAAAGATGCAGCTGACATGGCAGCCGATGAGGAATTTGCCACAATGAATGGCATTCCTTACACGCTACCAACTCTCTTCGCTGGTGACCAGGGCGGCGCAAGGAAGCGCTCAGCATCGTTGGACGCCTCAACAGGATCAAAGGCGGCCGCAGAAGCCGAAGTCAAGGCTGATCTGGCTCGTGGGGACGGCGCTCCATGGTATGCGCCGAAACCCAAGTCGAATAATGCACTTTACTACGTCGTGATCTACCTCGCACCTGGCGATTATCACCGTTTCCACTCCCCTGTGCCTTGGGTGGTCGAGAGCCGCCGACACTTTGCGGGTGAGCTGTACTCCGTCTCGCCATACCTGCAGCGTCACCTTCCTGGACTCTTCACTCTCAACGAGCGGGTTGTCCTTCTGGGACGTTGGCGCTGGGGATTCTTCAGTTATACCCCCGTTGGTGCTACCAATGTGGGCTCTATCAAGGTGAACTTCGACTCCGAGCTGCGCACGAACAGCCTCACCACAGACACCGCCGCAGATATGGCGGCAGCTCTCGCTGCTAAGCGAGGTGAGCAGTATCCCGGTTTCGTTGAGGCAACCTACCTGCACGCCAGCAGGACCCTCGGAGGCCATCCGCTCCagaggggagaggaaatgggAGGGTTCCAACTAGGCAGTACGATTGTCCTGGTCTTCGAGGCTCCCATGGGCACCCGTAAGTCGTTCGACGCGGGATatcaagaaggaaaacgtGAGGGTGGGTGGAACTGGACCATCGAGATGGGTCAACGCATCAAGGTCGGTGAGAAACTGGGGTATGTGGACACCGAACAGTGA
- the leu2A gene encoding 3-isopropylmalate dehydrogenase LEU2 (3-isopropylmalate dehydrogenase) encodes MSSYNIVVFGGDHCGPEVTAEAIKVLRAVEKNCDVTFNLQDHLLGGASIDATGSPLTDEALNAAKNADAVLLGAIGGPKWGTGAVRPEQGILKLRKEMGTFGNLRPCNFAAPSLVESSPLRADVCRGVNFNIIRELTGGIYFGERKEDDGSGYAMDTEPYSRAEIERIIRLAAHLALQHDPPLPVWSLDKANVLATSRLWRKVVTEVMAKEFPQLKIEHQLIDSAAMIMVKNPRQLNGIVVTSNLFGDIISDEASVIPGSLGLLPSASLSGIPDGNSKVNGIYEPIHGSAPDIAGKGIVNPVAAILSVAMMMQYSFGLFAEARAIEQAVSNVIESGVRTGDIGGKATTAEVGDAVAAELEKLLK; translated from the exons ATGTCTTCTTACAACATCGTCGTCTTTGGCGGAGACCACTGCGGTCCGGAG GTCACCGCTGAGGCCATCAAG GTCCTCCGTGCTGTTGAGAAGAACTGCGATGTTACTTTCAACCTTCAAGACCACTTGCTGGGAGGA GCGTCAATTGATGCCACAGGATCTCCCTTGACCGACGAAGCCTTGAACGCAGCTAAGAACGCTGATGCTGTTCTCTTGGGTGCCATCGGTGGACCG AAATGGGGCACCGGCGCCGTCCGCCCCGAACAGGGTATTCTAAAGCTCCGTAAAGAAATGGGCACCTTCGGCAACCTGCGCCCCTGCAACTTCGCCGCACCCTCCCTCGTTGAGAGCTCTCCCCTCCGCGCCGACGTCTGCCGCGGTGTTaacttcaatatcatccGTGAACTGACGGGCGGTATATACTTCGGTGAGCGcaaggaagacgatggcaGCGGATATGCAATGGACACAGAGCCCTACTCGCGCGCTGAAATCGAGCGTATCATCCGTCTGGCCGCTCACCTTGCCCTGCAGCACGACCCCCCTCTTCCTGTGTGGAGTTTGGACAAGGCCAACGTCCTGGCTACTAGCCGTTTGTGGCGTAAGGTTGTCACCGAGGTTATGGCCAAGGAGTTCCCCCAGTTGAAGATCGAGCACCAGCTTATCGACTCCGCCGCTATGATCATGGTGAAGAACCCCCGCCAGCTGAACGGTATTGTTGTTACCAGCAACCTGTTCGGTGATATCATTAGTGATGAGGCTAGCGTTATCCCTGGATCTCTGGGCTTGCTTCCCAGTGCTAGTTTGAGCGGTATCCCTGATGGAAATAGCAAGGTTAACGGTATCTATGAGCCTATTCACG GCTCTGCCCCTGACATTGCCGGAAAGGGCATTGTTAACCCTGTCGCCGCCATTCTGTCCGTCGCTATGATGATGCAGTACTCTTTCGGTCTGTTTGCCGAGGCCCGCGCCATTGAGCAGGCCGTCAGCAACGTTATCGAGTCCGGTGTCCGCACTGGTGACATCGGCGGTAAGGCTACCACCGCCGaggttggtgatgctgttgctgccgaATTGGAGAAGCTTTTGAAGTAA
- a CDS encoding CDP-diacylglycerol--inositol 3-phosphatidyltransferase (phosphatidylinositol synthase), translated as MLTGGAGLGYLRVVLTMASLYYMPLHPRTCSLLYSVSCLLDALDGYAARYFNQSTTFGAVLDMVTDRCTTACLLVFLSSAWPRWSIVFQSLIALDMTSHYMHMYATLSMGGSGQSHKKIDSSRSWILYQYYNSKTVLFICCALNELFFIGLYLLSFSSPILSPSLLQPVPGSGADAAQPVSTDSFASPWSAGALEMARANKIDSTWPWIITGISAPVMALKQIINVVQLVKASNWLVEGDMANRRALRGKKN; from the exons ATGCTTACCGGTGGCGCGGGATTAGGATATTTACGGGTTGTCTTGACAATGGCTTCGCTGTACTATATGCCGCTGCATCCGCGAACGTGCTCCCTTCTTTACAGTGTGTCTTGTTTGCTGGATGCCCTAGACGGATATGCAGCACGCTACTTCAACCAGTCCACCACCTTCGGCGCGGTTCTGGATATGGTGACAGACCGCTGTACAACTGCGTGCTTGCTGGTGTTCCTGAGTTCGGCGTGGCCTCGCTGGTCTATTGTCTTTCAGAGTCTGATTGCCTTGGATATGACCAGCCATTACATGCACATGTATGCTACCCTCAGCATGGGCGGGTCTGGTCAAAGTCACAAGAAGATCGATTCTAGCAGGAGCTGGATCCTGTATCAGTACTACAATAGCAAG ACTGTTCTGTTCATCTGCTGTGCTCTTAATGAGCTTTTTTTCATTGGCCTCTACCTTCTTTCGTTCTCGTCCCCTATTTTGTCTCCATCCCTTCTTCAACCCGTTCCAGGCTCCGGAGCCGACGCTGCACAGCCGGTCTCGACTGACTCGTTCGCTAGTCCATGGAGCGCTGGCGCGTTGGAGATGGCTAGGGCCAACAAGATTGACAGCACCTGGCCTTGGATCATCACCGGAATCTCGGCTCCCGTTATGGCTCTAAAGCAAATCATCAACGTGGTGCAGCTTGTCAAAGCTAGCAACTGGCTGGTTGAAGGTGACATGGCCAACCGCCGGGCGCTGCGAGGTAAGAAAAACTAG
- a CDS encoding glutathione S-transferase family protein (predicted protein), translating to MTSDTAPTPLTLYRGLPGTGIYSWSPFVIKLEARLRFAGIPYRVEAGSMRNAPRGKVPYISIPAEILYEDGSHPAPPVVMGDSTMITKTFIEKGLTNDFNAKLSGSQKLQDMGLIALLEDKLYWYNAYEKWVLNYYTMRDVILAALPWPVRVVVGLMVYNKVTRTLTGQGTMLFSTEEIGSLGAEIWERINGALVEARSRHGGQGPFWVLGGEEPTEADAALFGFIVSGLVCYAAPNTQKLIREYPVVVDYARQIHDKYFPDYALWA from the exons ATGACTTCAGACACAGCCCCAACACCCCTAACCCTCTACCGCGGCCTCCCAGGCACAGGAATCTACAGCTGGTCCCCATTCGTAATCAAACTGGAAGCCCGTCTGCGGTTCGCCGGTATACCCTACCGCGTGGAAGCCGGCTCAATGCGCAACGCACCCCGAGGCAAAGTGCCCTACATCTCCATCCCGGCAGAGATCCTGTACGAGGACGGAAGCcatccagctcctccagtCGTTATGGGCGATTCAACCATGATTACGAAGACATTTATCGAGAAGGGGTTAACGAACGATTTCAACGCGAAGCTTTCGGGATCGCAGAAGCTCCAGGATATGGGGTTGATAGCCTTATTGGAGGATAAGTTGTATTGGTATAAT GCATACGAAAAATGGGTGCTGAATTACTATACCATGCGGGATGTGATTCTGGCTGCGTTGCCTTGGCCTGTTCGGGTCGTGGTAGGTCTCATGGTCTACAACAAAGTCACACGTACTCTTACCGGCCAGGGGACGATGCTCTTCTCGACGGAGGAGATCGGGTCCTTGGGCGCCGAGATCTGGGAGCGTATCAATGGTGCGCTTGTTGAGGCGAGATCGCGACATGGAGGACAGGGTCCGTTCTGGGTTTTGGGTGGTGAGGAACCTACTGAGGCTGATGCGGCGCTTTTTGGGTTTATTGTTTCCGGGTTGGTTTGTTATGc GGCGCCGAATACGCAGAAACTTATTCGAGAATAtccggtggtggtggattaTGCTCGGCAGATTCACGATAAATATTTCCCTGACTACGCGCTTTGGGCGTGA
- a CDS encoding anaphase promoting complex subunit DOC1 (predicted protein), with protein MPRHHLLRRHPHPTAPEESPSESTQPRPSRSRLGQHAAGQSQFQTPPSQGIPQLHPSSGPIEPVESAHPAAAAQAALFSLFGRGVAGRPRTQLMEDDEEEDDSQFEDEDEHDEYNSQENADHEAQLSEEDMEGIVEDDLEVIDEDEDEIMHDRARSPSPLPSNLREISSLASWTVSTHKPGCGVSALRHPSPTQYWQSDGPQPHTLTLHFFKLVAVVKIRVYLDFDLDESYTPTKMTFLAGMGGNDLVEFATWEDETPCGWVDVPLEGVGGRDGGWVRKKRRNRARKGGKGKSSAWPDYMFSDTENPAEFNLAAYEDDDEETAIEDDEDDPYAGSVLKAMVIQMRVMENHQNGKDTHVRGFQVFARDDERRRIGNAPSASADGRIRRHSMRKSLRGAADDGTDGRGVHGDTDPDKVAALEEPDWMGEPVIR; from the exons ATGCctcgccatcatctcctccgCCGACACCCACACCCCACTGCTCCAGAAGAATCCCCCTCCGAGTCCACTCAACCACGTCCAAGTAGATCACGACTGGGCCAACATGCAGCGGGACAGTCTCAATTCCAGACACCACCGTCGCAGGGTATTCCCCAGCTACATCCTTCATCGGGACCCATCGAGCCGGTCGAATCAGCGCATccagccgccgccgcccaagcggctctcttctccctATTTGGCCGAGGAGTCGCAGGACGTCCACGGACACAGTTGAtggaagacgacgaggaagaagacgacaGTCAattcgaagatgaagacgagcaCGACGAATACAACTCGCAAGAGAACGCAGATCACGAAGCTCAACTCTCCGAAGAAGACATGGAGGGGATAGTCGAGGACGACCTGGAGGTAAtagacgaagacgaagatgagatcATGCACGATCGAG CAAGATCGCCATCCCCGCTCCCCAGCAACCTCCGCGAAATCTCCTCTCTCGCTTCATGGACCGTCTCGACCCATAAACCCGGCTGTGGCGTCTCGGCCCTACGACACCCCTCGCCGACGCAGTACTGGCAATCCGACGGCCCCCAGCCGCACACGCTCACTCTGCACTTCTTCAAGCTGGTCGCGGTGGTCAAAATCCGGGTGTACCTCGACTTTGACCTAGACGAGAGTTACACCCCCACGAAGATGACGTTTCTCGCCGGTATGGGCGGGAACGACCTGGTCGAGTTTGCGACGTGGGAAGATGAGACGCCGTGCGGATGGGTTGATGTACCATTAGAAGGCGTGGGGGGACGAGACGGAGGATGGGTGCGGAAGAAGCGGCGGAATCGAGCGCGGAAAGGCGGCAAGGGGAAGTCCTCGGCGTGGCCGGACTATATGTTTTCTGATACGGAGAATCCGGCGGAGTTCAACCTGGCTGCgtatgaagatgacgatgaggaaacTGCtatcgaagacgacgaggacgatcCGTACGCGGGGAGTGTGCTTAAGGCGATGGTGATCCAGATGCGTGTGATGGAGAATCATCAGAATGGTAAGGATACGCATGTGCGCGGGTTCCAGGTCTTTGCGCGGGATGATGAGCGTCGGCGGATTGGCAATGCGCCGTCTGCTTCTGCTGATGGGAGGATTCGGAGGCACAGTATGCGGAAGTCGCTTCGTGGGGCGGCGGATGATGGGACCGATGGGCGTGGTGTCCATGGGGATACAGACCCGGATAAGGTTGCTGCTCTGGAAGAGCCGGATTGGATGGGGGAGCCTGTCATTCGGTAG